Part of the Solanum pennellii chromosome 10, SPENNV200 genome is shown below.
TTGGTAAATTTACATCACCTGTATATTGAACATCAAATAGCTCAGTTTGCTTACAACTTACACCAGACAAAAGCGCTACGCGATTTCTGTAAACAAACTTTCAGGAGAAACACAATTCAGAGTACAATTTCTGAGTTGAGTAGCCTACTCCACCAGCAAAGCCACAATAACTGTACTTTCTAGTATACTTAACACTGCATGTACATGGTGCATTCTATGAAGTGGATAGACTGAAATCACTCGGGAGCTAAATCAGGACGGAAATGACTGAAATACATGTGCAAAAGCACTCAAGACACAATGAAATAGCGTTCAAGATTTAGATACGAGTCTGCAAGTGTGGTAAAGAATGTACTCGTCCCAGGAAAACTCTCAGAAACTCGTGGAAACGATGTGACACGGTAGCTGAAGATAGAGTTTTACGTAGCACTGCAGTTGCATTCCAATTCAAGATGATTGAGCAAGTGACAAATCTGTGGTTGACAAAGTTCCGGACTGATCAACATCAAGACATTCAAACTCATCCAACAAGAGCAATATGTCGTCTTGGCTGATCTTTCCCATCTCCTTAAGTTTATAAACCACAAATTCAGCAGCCCTTTGCATatgaaaagtgaagaaaaattagaataatTTGAACTAGTAATGCAACAGAGTagataaaaaagagaaataagcAATTGCTTGACAGATTCAACGAGTTAATTATTGATAGCCGGGGTTGAAGTTTTATAGTAAAACTTACCCTACAGCCCTATCGTTATCAAGATCAGCTACTTCCAAGTCCACATTTGTCATCTTTCTCGAAAGAACCCACTGCACCAGCTCCTTCTGTTTCCTTTCAGTGTTAAATTCAGCTACATAAAGGAAGAACTGAGCCAAACAAATGGTGCTGGTCAAAATCCAGAATATAGCAAAAATACGCCCCACTTTAGTTGAGAAACTTTTGTCTCCATATCCTAGTGTTGTGATGGTAGAGCAGACACAATAAAAGGCATCAATGGTACTTAACTTTTCTACCTCGGCAAGGAACACCGTTCCAACAACTATTAGCACCACAAGAGTGGCTGTTATGACGAAGCACTTGTACCTTACTTTGTTGGTTTCAACTTCCTCTAGAATAACACTCGGGCCAACTTTATCACGCATATGCAATGCTTTGATTAATAGTGTTTCCTGTTTCTCCACTAGGTAGTCTGCTCCTTTACTTAGAACCATTCCAACAAGTGCCATCCCGgagaaaacaaagaaagaagcaAGCAGTTTAGTAGTTGAGCTGTTAGGCACAAGGTCCCCGTATCCAACAGTGGTCATTGTTACAACACAGAAGTAAACAGAATCGAGTACTCCATTTACTTTCTTTCCCTGGATCTGGTTCTGAACAAAGTAAAAGCACGTGGTACCAATTCCCAAGTATATAACCAGGTAAAGAATGACTTTCCTAAAACTTGGATGTAGTTTATTCAATATTGACTCGTAACGTGGGAGTGATTGGTTGTCCTTTATGTCATTCATTTCTCCAGGAATAAATTCCGGCATAGGAGCACTTTTAAGTCGACGAAGTCTTCTTCTCCTTGAATCAACATTTTGAAGGGTTTTAGGCAGCTGGTCTAATAAGGGCTGATTTATGTTGCTGCCCGCCATTCCAAGCAGAATCAACTGCCTCTAGAGACCCTGAGAGAAATTGAGGATAAGAATGTTGAAGTCCTCTAAGTTCACTAATTAATCCCAACAAATTGAGGCTTTTTGTCAGAGAAGCTCAAATTTTAggacacaagaaaacaaacaagattaacaacaacaacaaaatccaatgtaatcccacaagtgaggtTCACGGAGGGTAGtgtgtacgcagaccttacccctaccttgagAAGGTAGAGAGATTGTTTCCGGTAGGCCTTCTGCTAAAAACTAACAAgattataacataataataataagacaACGTTCTCACATCTATGCGTGAAGAAATCAGAATACTGGATGGATCTGACATACACACATAATAAAACTGTAATGAACTTGTCAGCATACTACATCAGCAAAAGATTTTTCAGTACATGATACCACACAATTATAATGTAACTTATGTTGGCATCATGAAGCCTATGATAACTTATGTATGAGATCATCATCGATACTGTGGCTAGCAAATAGTTTCTGGCATGATTTACCAGTCGGATCTTCCTACGTATTACACTCTTATCAACTAATTCTAGGATTATAGAGGTAGAGCCTGATCAAGTCCATGTCAATATTAATCATAAAGTCTAACTAAAACTCGAAGAACTCCAGTTTTTCTTCATCTAGCTAGTTCTAGGTAAGACAGTGGATTCAGGATTTGAAGCTTACAGGTTCGGGATACTAATCCTTTGAAGTTACTAGgttgtaaatttataaattgtgCAAACTACATGGACTTTCAGCATTGAGCAAAAGTTAGTGGATTCTGCCGAATTCAAACCATAGATAGTACATCCACCCCAGGTTTCATGATGGCGGGAACCGAATGGAGACAACAACAGTAAAGGAAACTAAAACAAACAAAGATAGAAGTAAGCCCCTAAAGTGcattcaaatagaaaaa
Proteins encoded:
- the LOC107032039 gene encoding two-pore potassium channel 1-like; the protein is MAGSNINQPLLDQLPKTLQNVDSRRRRLRRLKSAPMPEFIPGEMNDIKDNQSLPRYESILNKLHPSFRKVILYLVIYLGIGTTCFYFVQNQIQGKKVNGVLDSVYFCVVTMTTVGYGDLVPNSSTTKLLASFFVFSGMALVGMVLSKGADYLVEKQETLLIKALHMRDKVGPSVILEEVETNKVRYKCFVITATLVVLIVVGTVFLAEVEKLSTIDAFYCVCSTITTLGYGDKSFSTKVGRIFAIFWILTSTICLAQFFLYVAEFNTERKQKELVQWVLSRKMTNVDLEVADLDNDRAVGAAEFVVYKLKEMGKISQDDILLLLDEFECLDVDQSGTLSTTDLSLAQSS